The Delphinus delphis chromosome 17, mDelDel1.2, whole genome shotgun sequence genome includes the window CGGGAAGAGATGTGCTTCCACAGGACGCGAGTGCAGGGACTCCCCAAGGGAGGACTCTGGACCCGGAATCTAACCCACTGCTCTGCCCGATCCCGTTTCATAACCCTGGGGTTGGGAGCTGAAGAGGCGTCCGCTGAGGAAAGCGAGGGTCTTAGGAAATCAGGACTTGCCTTGCACAGGCCGGTGGGCAAACGGGTAGAGGTCGAGTCAGCCCTGGGAGGGGATGTACATTTCTGGGAACAGCTGTGGTGcggccctcccctgcccccaccccagccggCGGCCGGTTAAGGTCACCGCCCCATAGGGCCACCAGCCAGACCTTGCAAGGATACTCAGAACTCCACCGTGTTCCAGGAGGGCAAGGGCTCCTGTATCTTCTCAGTCCAGGGGTCCTCCTTACAAAGGTGCCGGCAGGCCAAGTTGAGTGAGGCCCCCAGGGCTGGTTCCAGCACATTGCCTTCCTTTGCTCAGGGAAACCAGTTGCTGCCCTGGGAGCCTTAGGAAGCTCACTGGAGGCCCTCTCAATCCGACTCAAGAATAGGCAGAGTCCATATTCCTGCTAAATCCCTAAGGTTTATTGGAGACCAAGCCTCTCTCTGGATCCACAACTATGGCCCGCCCAGAATCAGGCCCCGAAACATGCCCGGGACCCAGTCCCCCTCATTTTGGTCTAGGCAAGTCCTCACACTGCGCTAGAGAAGGAGATAGTACCCAGACTCTGCCCCCTTACCAGTCACTCTGCAGCAAGCTGGCTTCGGTTGAAGGAGAGTCTCTCCCTAGAGGAGGAGGCCCTAGGAGCAGGACCATGAGGGGAAAGTGGTAGCCAGGGCAGAAGCCTCGCCTTGCTGTCCCCAACCATCACCCCCACTGCAGGCGCTGTGTGTGCAGGGCCCTGTGGTAGGCCCAGCTGCCTCCGGCCAGGGCCCAGCGACAGACGTCCTCCtttggcagcagcagcagtctgTCCTCCTCCAGCCGGCTCAGGAGGCCTGCGGCGCCGAGCATCACCCCCCCCAACATTCCATAAGTGTTGGTCGTGAAAACAGCCACAATGAGGATGGTCACTGCGACCACCAGCACCACTGCCTGCCCAGCCACAGAGCGGCCCTCAGCACCAAGGTGCTCACCAGCCACTGCCAGGACCATGCCTCCTCCCAGGAGCAGGTTGGCGGAGGAGCAGTCCCCATTCACCCAGTGGAAATCGAAGGCCAGGAGGGGCAGGCCAATGACAGTGGCCACCCAGGCTCCAGCAAGACAGTCTTCATCtgtgcccagccctggggccAGCATGGTGGCAGCAGCCAGGGCCTGGAGCAGGAAGCCAGCAGCGGCCCCTCGATTTGCCTGTCAACACAGGGAAGGGAGATGTGGGGAAAAGAGGCCAGGACCTCCCTTTAAACAGGGAAGGGTCTGAAGGTCTCACAGAAGTCGGGCCCCCACACTTACCTCCCACCACCCTCTAGGGATTTGGGAGTGGGCTATGCCCCTGACCGGCCCCAGTGTACTCACCTGGGCGGTGCTCAGGGCTGCATACAGAGACACCGATCCCAGCGCCAGGTGGGACAGGGCGGAGCTCCACTCGCGCCCTGGCCTGGGGGCCATGACACGTCGGGCGGTAGTGAGTCTGAGGGAACGGGAAAAGGATCCTCAACTTTGGAGAAGAACGTAGAAGCCGGCGACAGGGGGCCCTAAGGGTGTCTCTCCAGGATTCCCAGGTTCCAGAACCCCATTTCTAAATATTGTTATGGGCTCATCCGAAACTCACAGGAGCCCTGAGGCCACTGGACACAACCTTTGGGGAAGAAGAACCTAAATCCGCCGGGAAAAGACGGCGCGGGGCCTAGACTGGGTGGGCGTTAGCTCTGGCGTCCTGGAACCCAAGTCGGCgcagggcctgggggagaggggcGCAGGGCCCCACGCTCGGGGAGCCGCCGTCCTCGGAACCCGGCCCGGAAAGAGCGACGGCGCAGGCACTCAGAGACCGCTGAGCTGCGCGACGCCGGCGCAGCGGCGAGCGGAGGCCCAAATCAGCCCACCGCGCCGCCCTCTGGCTGCCGCTCCGCCTCCCGCGCCGGGTGTGCGACGGCCCCGCGCCAACCAACGAGAGGAGCGGAGGCTAGAGCGGCCGGagggggggcggggccggggcgtcGCGGGCGTGGAGGAGAGCTAGACTGGGTTGTAAGAGTGGGCGGGGCTAGGAGAAGGGGTCTCTGCTTGGTACTGGACGCACACGCCCGCTggtttgggggaagggaaggggctcGAGGAAGGAGCCGTGAGGGGAGGGGCAGTGAGAGGTGGGGTTGGAGGAAGGGGCGGGTCGGAGTTGGAGGAAGGGGCGATGAGGGGAAGGGCCGAGGAAAGGGTGGCGAGAGGAGGGGTTTCTaggggaggggctgaggaaggAGTGGTGAGGGAGGGgtcggggagggggagagggattgGAGGAAGCTGCGGTGAGGAGCGGGGCATTGAGGGGAGGGGTTGGAAGAAGGGGCCGAGGAGGACGTAGGGCGGAGTTGGAGGAAGGGGCGGTAAGGAgaggggctgaggagggggcggggccgaggAAGGGtattgaggggaggggagggcggcgCGGGGAGGGGTTGGAGGAAGGGGCCGagaaggaggtggaggggaggggtcgGAGGaaggggcgggaggggagggtCGGAGAGGGGAGCGCTTGGTGGAAGCGGCGGTGAGGGGAGGGGCCGAGAAAGGggcttgaggggaaaaaaggttGGACACCTGCGGGCGGAAGGCTCTGAGTGGGTACAGCCGCGCGGGGGTCCTTCGCAGAGGACCGGTAGGGATTCTGGAAGAGGAGGTGCGGGGCCGTACCGAGGGGGCGGCCGCCAGAGCATGCGCACGGGCTCTGCAGCGGTCGGGCGCGGAGTTGGGGCGCGGGGACGCGGGGCGGCGCGAAGCGGGGCCCTCTGCCGCCCCGCGCTCTCATGTACGCCTTCTACTCGCTGCTCATCTACATCTTCTACAGCCTCTTTCGCAGGGATGGCGGGGCCGCGGCGGCCGCCGACCCTGGGAACCCCGCCCAGGTGAGCGGGGGCGGGCGCAGCTCGTCCGGCGACCCCCTTCCGGAGAACGGTTTTGCAGGCCGGCGCTGCGTAGGTCCCGGGGCGCTGACGCGGGGGAGGGGCCGTGCCGAGGACCCCGTCTCTGGTGTTGGAAGCTGAGAGCCCGGCTCCAGCCCCTCGGGCTCAGTTCTCGGAGGCAGGGAGCCCCACGGGCTGCCTGGCCTCGCCTCAGGGACTCCCCCCCCGCTCCCTCCCTAGAGTGCCCGCGGCAAGCCCGGGGGTCGCCGCCGCCCCGACCAGCCCACCGCAGAGCTGTGGACCGAGCTGACCGGCCTGGTCGGTAGGTACTGTTGGTGCATCGGGAGTGCTGCGTCTCCCGGGGCAACGAGGGAGCGCCGCCGTCCGAGAGATGCAGGGGTGCCCGTGCCctcattgggagggagggagctggcagGTGCCGGCTAGTGGCCTAGCAAACGACACGTGACCCAGCACGCCTACCCATCCCACTGCCTCGCAGGCTGCTCGGAGTCCGAGGATGGGCCGGGAGGGGCAGTGGAGGGCCGTCCGGCCGAGGTCTCACTGGAGGAGGCTCTCGTGCGTCTTGCGGAGTTCCTCTCAGTCCAGCTGGGGGCGGAAGAGAGCTTCGGGAATTCTGCCGACCTGAGCAAGGTAAGCAGAGTTGAGATTTCTACGACAACCTGTTCTGTGTTCTCAGGCCTACCGATTTCCATCCATACGCCTGTATCCTCTCCACCCGGCCCCCATCCTTTTCCACTtggatttctatttctttcccagCCTGGTGATGTTCCCCCACTGTTGACGGTGACCGGTCAGCTCTTGGCCCTCCTGGCATGGATTCGGAGCCCCAGGGGGAGGCAGGTCCTGCCCCAGGCGACGCAGCCAGCCTCAGCGGTGCAGCCCCCCACTCCTGCTGGTGCGTAAGGAGTAGTGAGTTGAAGAGGGAGTTTGTCCAGGGAGTGACGCCCACCAGAACCCTAGCAGCCAGATGTGAGGTGTCCCTTCCTTCAGGCCAGAGAGCTCTTCTGTCCTGACTGGGTCCACCCCACCCCAGGATCCCCATCCCAAGAAGAAAGCCCTCCTGTTTCACCAAGGGGTGAGGCCCAGGGGCAGCAGCCTCCTCAGTTAGAGGAGGACCAGAGAGCTTGGCAGCGGCTGGGACAGCTTATCCTTGGACAGGTGAGGGGCCCAGGAGgcagtggggggttggggggggtctGGAAGGGGACTGGAAGGAGGCGTTCCACCCGgtgctctttcctcctttccagcTGGAAGAGCTGAAGCAGCAGCTGGAACTGCAGGAGAAGGAGCTGGGCCAGCTGCGTGTGGGAGTGGTGAGGctgctggggtgggggctggaCAAGGGGGACATGAGAGGGTCTCAGCCTCCAGGTGAGTTTTGAGGGCTTCCTTCTCTCCCAGGGGGCGACAGACTCGGAGAAAAGGGTTCAGCATCTGACTCTGGAAAACAAGGCCCTGAAACAGAGCCTGAGCCTTACTCGGGACCTCCTGCTGCACTGGGGCCCTGCCCCCCCCAACAGGGCCCCGCAGGTATCCTGCTCCTTAGCTGCCACTGTCCCTGCAGCCCGGGGCTCCTGCACCCTGGTCTCTAGCAACACCGCCTGGGCTTTCTCAGGACTTTGCGCTCACTGGAGCAGAGGCAGGGAGCCCCCTCTGACCCTTCAGACCTGAGGCCCGGACTGTGGGTGGCAAATGCATGGTAGCCCCTTCAAGGAGGCTGATGCCCATGGGAGAATCCCCTCCTTTCAGTCCATGGTTTCTCCCAGTGACTGACTCCAGGAGAGCAGAGAGACGTGGGGAAAGGAGCCCTGCATGGATTGGGAGGCGGGTGTGTGGCCAGCTTTGTGAGCCCCTGTGGACTTGactctctcatctgtaaaatggcgcAGCTGGAGCGCCCCTTCCTGAGTTTCCTCCTGGCTCCACACTTCAGCTGCCGCACTCCCCTTGCAGGAACAGGAGGAGGCAGAGGCACTGCTGGAGCTCCGGGGCCGGCTTCAAGAGGCCCAGGACACCACAGAAGCTCTCCGAGTCCAGGTGGGCTCTGGGCCCAGGGGCTGGGAAGTCTGGGGCTCTGGGGAGGGGGTGTCTGAGGCAGAGCCTGGTAAGTGCCTGTTTCCTCAGTGACAAGGCTGGGGTTGGGTGGGGCAGCTAGGGGTGCAGGAGGTGCAGCTTCAGGGCCTTCGGGGGGCCCTCCGGCAGCTCCAGCAGGAGGCTGAGCAGAAGTGCAGGAGGGAGCTGCAGCAGATGCGCGGGCAGCTGGCAGGTAAGGGCTGGGCTCCGGAGCTCACGGGAAGGCTGTGGGGTCTGGGCTTTCCCTCACAACAGCCTTCCTGCCCCCAGGACTTCGTGCTCGCATGGCCAGCTTGCGTCAGGGCTGTGGGGATCTCCGAGGACTGGTCAGCACCTTTACCCAGAGCTGCCAGGGTTCGCTGAGCGAAGCCCGGGGCCAGGTCAGGACCACTCGCTCCCCTCCCTTGCACTTGTTCTCTGTGCAGCCTCGTCACTGGCCTTCCCTTGGGGAACCCctgctctcccttcctttccagcCCCAGGGTCTTGTCTCGTCTACTGCAAATCTTAGGTTCTGGAACCAGAACAACTGTGTTCTGTGCAAACTGGGGTGACGGTGAATCCCTCACAGGATTGCCAGGAAGCCCACGGTCCTCCTCGGGTCCCTGAGCTCCATCCCAGGCCCACTGA containing:
- the TMEM276 gene encoding transmembrane protein 276 isoform X4; this translates as MAPRPGREWSSALSHLALGSVSLYAALSTAQANRGAAAGFLLQALAAATMLAPGLGTDEDCLAGAWVATVIGLPLLAFDFHWVNGDCSSANLLLGGGMVLAVAGEHLGAEGRSVAGQAVVLVVAVTILIVAVFTTNTYGMLGGVMLGAAGLLSRLEEDRLLLLPKEDVCRWALAGGSWAYHRALHTQRLQWG